From a region of the Gossypium raimondii isolate GPD5lz chromosome 10, ASM2569854v1, whole genome shotgun sequence genome:
- the LOC128033809 gene encoding RING-H2 finger protein ATL73-like: MADTMSFIIMHALLALWALIVALIMILMAILCFRKDSSNRDHEIGVTNYPIAEQGMHGPPLQKHEEASRPIMVGTVVQYKNEEGTESRCTECVICLEEFKDGDSCRVLTNCNHLYHQLCIDEWLVKDSHCPLCRGSTM, translated from the coding sequence ATGGCTGACACTATGAGTTTCATCATCATGCATGCATTGCTTGCATTATGGGCACTTATTGTTGCACTGATTATGATACTTATGGCTATCCTTTGTTTTCGCAAGGATTCTTCCAACCGAGATCATGAAATTGGGGTAACCAACTATCCGATAGCTGAACAGGGCATGCATGGACCGCCATTGCAGAAGCACGAAGAAGCTTCAAGGCCGATCATGGTCGGGACCGTTGTTCAGTACAAGAATGAAGAAGGAACTGAATCGCGTTGCACCGAGTGTGTTATATGCTTAGAAGAGTTCAAAGATGGAGATTCTTGTAGGGTTCTTACAAACTGCAACCATCTGTATCATCAACTTTGCATAGATGAATGGCTGGTTAAGGACTCGCATTGCCCCCTTTGTCGTGGTTCGACCATGTAA